The nucleotide window AGGTGTTTATTTGTACCCTACCAGTTCCAAAGCAGTAAAAGGAAAACTTAGACTTCTATACGAATGTAATCCGATGGCTTTTATAGTTGAGCAGGCCGGAGGAAAAGCTTCTGATGGAGTTAACAGGATATTGGAAATTACACCAACTGAATTACACGAAAGGTCTGCCTTTTTTTGCGGAAGCATCAATATGGTCAACAAAATTGAAGATTGCATGCTGCAAGCCAAGTTGAGTAAATATTAATCAAAACTCGATATTTATTTTTTGGAGCAGAAGCATAAGGTATTTTTTGGAAACATGGTTCCCGCTTTCCGTTTCAATCTCTTGTGTCTCGTCTTTAAGGACGAGACACAAGAGGATTTTCGCTGCACACGAGCAAAGCGAACTGACGAAGTAATCGGGGCTAAAAAAGTAACAAATGGTTTTCTTGCAAGCATTCCAAAAAAAGAAAAACCATTAAGAAATTAAGGTTCATTTAGTCTTAATGATTCTTAATCTTAATGGTTTATTATTTCAAAAAACTTTAATCCAAACTCAAAGTAATCTGACCGTCATCTTCTAGTTGGATTTCACCTTCTTCAATTTCAGTATTACCCTCTACTTCGAGTTCTTCCGGAATAACTTCTTCCGGCTCTTCATAAGGCAATGGTTCCAAGAGATTAACTTGTTTCAGTTTATCAGTCGTTAATTGGTTACCGAGTGCTTTAAAACCTTTTACGGCAATAAAAGACTCAATGTCAACAGTCATATTTTCTTTCTGAACTCCTTTTACCTTATTAAAAACCAATTCGGCTACAGGACGATAATCAGTAGCTACAATTTCCAGTCTCGAATTAGAATGTTCCGTGATAAAACATTCTTCCTTATTTTCGGTCTCTATCAAGAAACGTTTGATATAATAACGCTCTTTTTCACCATCATAATAAATGGCTGAAATTGGCTTTTTAGGAATCCATTTTTCCAAGACTATCATATCTTCATCAAAGTGAGTCGTTAATTCTGGCGTAATCACCTTTGATTTTCCAGCTTGCGAAATCACCAAGATTTTATCGCTTGGTCTAAATTCTCCCAACAACTCTCCTCTTGCATCTACATTCAGCCTTTGCACCGTATCATCAAACCAAATTTTTCTTGGTAAAAGCGTTGAAATACCTTTTTCTTTCAATTCGATTTTCTTGATTGGATATTTAGTTACCAAATTACCTTTGGATGCACGACCTTTAATCGCCAAAGAAGCAAAATCAATATCGAATTTCAATTTTTTGATACTTCCGATCTGACGTAATAAAATAGTGATTACCTCAGCTTCCCCATTTGGATTACATGAAAAATAGAGTGTTTGCGAACCATTTGTCTCATTGGTCAAATCATAGGTTTTGTCTCTCGTAACCCCCGAAACATTAAATCGTTTAATATAAGATGGACCGGATTTTCCATCTCGGTATATCATATTGTAAATGGTGCGTTTGTCGCTCTTGTCGAATACTGCGACATGTATAATATCTTTCCCCACAAAGGTTTTTGAATCCACTTTGGTAACCATCATTTTACCGTCTCGCAGAAAGACAATTACATCATCAATATCAGAACAATCCGTAACATACTCGTCTTTTTTCAAACTGGTTCCCACGAAACCTTCTTCCCTGTTTACGTACAATTTTGTATTTCTTAAAACTACTTTTGTGGCTTCGATATTATCAAAACTACGCAACTCAGTTTGGCGTTCACGTCCTTTACCGTATTTCTCCTTTAATTTCGTAAAATAAGCAATTGCAAAATCAGTAAGATGTTCCAAATTGTATTCCACTTCCTTCATTTCGTCTTCTAGTTTCGTGATAAGCTCATCAGCTTTATCTGAGTCGAAACGGGTAATACGAATCATCGGAATTTGAGTCAATCGGTGTAAATCATCATCATTTATTTCTCTCACAAATGATTTTTTGAAAGGCTCAAATCGGTCATACAAATACTTATAAAGCGATTCCCTGTCCCCATACAATTTGAAGTCAATGTACATTTCTTCACGAATAAAGATTTTCTCCAAAGTAGAAAAATGCCATTTATTTCGTAACTCCTCTAAATGAATTTCGAGTTCTTGTTTAAGCAAATCAACCGTTCTGTGAGTTGAAATTTTCAACATTTCGGAAACACCGATAAACAATGGTTTGTTATCCTCAATTACGCATCCCAAAGGCGCAACAGAAGTTTCGCAGGCCGTAAACGCAAACAAAGCATCGATGGTTTTATCCGGTGAAACGCCTGGGAAAAGATGAATCAAAATTTCAACATCGGCAGCGGTGTTGTCCTCGATTTTCTTGATTTTGATTTTACCTTTATCATTGGCTTTCAAAATACTGTCAATCAAACTCGATGTATTGGTCGAAAACGGAATTTGCGTAATCACCAAAGTATTTTTGTCCAATTGCGAAATTTTAGCACGCACACGTACACGTCCGCCTCGCATCCCATCATTATAATTGGAAACATCGGCAATACCAGCCGTCATAAAATCAGGGTAAAGCGTAAACGATTTTCCCTTTAATATTTTAATTGAAGCGTCAATTAATTCGTTGAAATTATGTGGCAAAACTTTAGTCGATAAACCAACGGCGATACCTTCTGCTCCCTGAGCCAAAAGCAACGGAAACTTTACCGGAAGATTAATTGGCTCTGCTTTTCTACCGTCATATGATACTCCCCAATCTGTGATTTTTGGCGAATACAAAACCTCCAAAGCAAATTTTGACAAACGCGCCTCAATATAACGGGGTGCTGCAGCACCATCACCTGTTAAAATATTTCCCCAGTTTCCCTGACAATCAATAAGTAATTCCTTTTGGCCAATTTGCACCATCGCATCACCAATACTCGCATCCCCATGTGGGTGATACTGCATGGTGTGTCCTACCACATTGGCAACTTTATTGTAACGACCATCATCCAACTCTTTCAGCGAATGCATAATACGACGCTGAACCGGTTTAAATCCGTCTTCGATAGCAGGAACCGCACGCTCCAGAATTACATACGACGCATAGTCAAGAAACCAGTCTTTGTACATTCCGGTAACTTTGGTAATGACATCCTCTCCTTCTTCTTCCTGATTTTCGTAAAAATGCTGCCCCTCAAAATGTTTGGCATCTACGTTAATAATTTCGTCATCTCCTTCTTGATTTTCATCAATAGGGTTTTCATCAAAATTATCCTCGCCGTCGTTTGGAATTATGTTATCGTCTTCTTCGTCTTTCATTTAATTATATTCAAATTATAATTTTATTTACTTTCAAGAAGTTCTTTTAAAGCTTCAACACTTGGTAAAACGGTCTTGTATTTACTTGCAAAAATCTGTTCGTTGTTTTCGGGCAAAGTATATTTTACCACTGCTTCACTCTTATTTTGGCAAAGTACAATTCCAATCGTTTTGTTCTCATCCTCCAAGCGCATTTCCCTGTCATAATAATTGACATACATCTGCATTTGACCCAAATCCTGATGCTTCAACTCTCCTATTTTTAGGTCAATCAGAACAAAACTTTTTAAAATTCGGTTGTAAAAAACCAAATCAATTCTGAAATGTTTATCCTCAAACGTAATTCTTTGCTGTCTCCCGACAAAAGTAAAACCATGTCCCAATTCCAATAAGAAATGTTCCAGTTTATTGATAATTTCTTCCTCTAATTGACTTTCCGAATACTGATGTAATTCAGGCAATCCCAAAAATTCCAAAATATAGGGATCTTTGATAATGTCTTTAGGTTTTTCGATAATTTGCCCTTGTTCCGAAAGTTTCAAAATTCCTTCTTTATCTCTACTCAAAGCCAATCTCGCATAAAGTGCCGAGTCGT belongs to Flavobacterium aquiphilum and includes:
- a CDS encoding DNA gyrase/topoisomerase IV subunit A, with the protein product MKDEEDDNIIPNDGEDNFDENPIDENQEGDDEIINVDAKHFEGQHFYENQEEEGEDVITKVTGMYKDWFLDYASYVILERAVPAIEDGFKPVQRRIMHSLKELDDGRYNKVANVVGHTMQYHPHGDASIGDAMVQIGQKELLIDCQGNWGNILTGDGAAAPRYIEARLSKFALEVLYSPKITDWGVSYDGRKAEPINLPVKFPLLLAQGAEGIAVGLSTKVLPHNFNELIDASIKILKGKSFTLYPDFMTAGIADVSNYNDGMRGGRVRVRAKISQLDKNTLVITQIPFSTNTSSLIDSILKANDKGKIKIKKIEDNTAADVEILIHLFPGVSPDKTIDALFAFTACETSVAPLGCVIEDNKPLFIGVSEMLKISTHRTVDLLKQELEIHLEELRNKWHFSTLEKIFIREEMYIDFKLYGDRESLYKYLYDRFEPFKKSFVREINDDDLHRLTQIPMIRITRFDSDKADELITKLEDEMKEVEYNLEHLTDFAIAYFTKLKEKYGKGRERQTELRSFDNIEATKVVLRNTKLYVNREEGFVGTSLKKDEYVTDCSDIDDVIVFLRDGKMMVTKVDSKTFVGKDIIHVAVFDKSDKRTIYNMIYRDGKSGPSYIKRFNVSGVTRDKTYDLTNETNGSQTLYFSCNPNGEAEVITILLRQIGSIKKLKFDIDFASLAIKGRASKGNLVTKYPIKKIELKEKGISTLLPRKIWFDDTVQRLNVDARGELLGEFRPSDKILVISQAGKSKVITPELTTHFDEDMIVLEKWIPKKPISAIYYDGEKERYYIKRFLIETENKEECFITEHSNSRLEIVATDYRPVAELVFNKVKGVQKENMTVDIESFIAVKGFKALGNQLTTDKLKQVNLLEPLPYEEPEEVIPEELEVEGNTEIEEGEIQLEDDGQITLSLD
- a CDS encoding PDDEXK nuclease domain-containing protein, with translation MSDGLKNKVVFQQVAELLQNARQQVLRTVNSTMVYTYFEIGRIIVEEEQNGKDRAEYGKQLLKGLSRDLTKEFGKGFSIRNLEFIRKFYLTYSISSSPMTNSKIQIPQTLTAEFENEKTKSVISFSEESISKSLISFFNLTWTHYIFLIRIDDEKERRFYEIESEKHNWSVRELKRQYDSALYARLALSRDKEGILKLSEQGQIIEKPKDIIKDPYILEFLGLPELHQYSESQLEEEIINKLEHFLLELGHGFTFVGRQQRITFEDKHFRIDLVFYNRILKSFVLIDLKIGELKHQDLGQMQMYVNYYDREMRLEDENKTIGIVLCQNKSEAVVKYTLPENNEQIFASKYKTVLPSVEALKELLESK